Below is a genomic region from Demequina sp..
CCCACTCGCAGCCCTCGCTGCCATCGCCGCGCTCGTCTGCGCCGCACTCAACGGTCCGCACGAGCCGCGCTGGGTGGCCCTGCTTCGCGTCAACGCCGCCACCTACGCCGTCATCACCGGCGTCGTCTACTGGGCGATGCTCGCCCACTTCGGCCACCCGACGTTCCCGTGGGCGAACGCCATGATCCACGGCGGCACCGGCGTGATCCTCGTGGCCGACTGGGTGCTCGTGGGCCAACGGGAGCGGCTCCCGTGGCACACCCTGTGGACCGTCTTCGCGGTTCCCGCGCTGTGGCTCGGTTACATCGCCGCCAACGAGGCGCTCGGCGGCCGCATCCCGTACCCGTTCCTCGACCCCGCCAACGGGTTCGGCAGGCTCGCGCTCACGGTTGCACTGCTGGTTACCGCGGGCCTTGGCGTGGTGAGCGCGCTGAGGCTGTGCACGGGGGCGCGCCTCTTCGCGCGGCACTCAGCGCCCGCACAATAGTCGGGTGCGCCTCTGGTCCCTCCATCCGAGCCAACTCGACCGAGCTGCGCTCGTCGCATGCTGGCGAGAGGCGCTCTTGGCGCAGGCCGTGCTCGCCGGCCGCACCCGCGGCTATACGCGCCACCCGCAGCTCGATCGATTTCGCGCGACCGAGACTCCCCTTGAGACGATCGGCCGCTACCTGTCCGCCCTCGCGGATGAGGCCGATGCCAGGGGTTACCGCTTTGACCGAAGCCGAATCGACGCACCAGGTGAGGCGAACGCCCAGCTGACCGTAGCGTCGGGCCAACTGGAATTTGAATGGGCGCACCTTGGCGCAAAGCTCGCGGCCCGCTCTCCCGCGGATGCCCGACGCTGGGCGGGCTCAGCGCCGAGGCCTCACCCCCTCTTCACGGTGGTTGTAGGACCAACGGAAGCGTGGGAGCGTCCCTGACGGCGGGATACTGGTCTCACGGGCCGACGCTGGGTTGGCTGGAACGAAAGGGTCACCGTGCGCGCGCTCCTCAAATCGGCGGCTGGGCCGGGTCTGCAGCTCACCGAGGTGCCAGATCCCACGGCCGGCGATGCGGACGTGACGATCCGCGTGCTACGCACGGGCATCTGCGGCACGGACCTGCACATCGAATCTTGGGACAACTGGGCCGCGTCGACGCTGGTGCCGCCCATCATCCCCGGGCACGAGTTCTCCGGCGAGGTCGTGGCGGTGGGGCGTTCGGTGCGGGACGTCCACGTTGGCGAGATCGTCTCCGGCGAGGGCCACATCGTGTGCGGCACGTGCCGCAATTGCCGCGCGGGGCGCCGGCAGATGTGCAACCGCACATCCGGTTTGGGGGTCAACCGCAACGGCGCCTTCGCCGAGTACGTGGTGCTTCCGGAGTCCAATGTGTGGGTCCACCACGACGAGATCGACCTGGATCTCGCGGCGATCTTCGACCCCCTCGGCAACGCGGTCCACACCGCGCTCAAGTTCCCCCTCGTGGGCGAGGACGTGCTCATTACCGGGGCCGGGCCCATCGGCCTCATGGCCGCCGCCGTCGCGCGGCACGTTGGTGCGCGGTTCATCGTGGTCACGGATATCTCGGAGCCGCGCCTCGAGCTCGCGCGGCAGGTGGGCGCCGACCTCGTCATCGATGTCTCGAGCGAGCGCGTGGCTGATGCGCAGCGGCGCCTCGGCATGCGTGAGGGCTTCGACGTCGGCCTCGAGATGAGCGGGCAGCCGACCGCGCTGCCCGAAATGATCGACAACCTCACCCACGGCGGCCGCGTGGCGATGCTGGGCCTGCCAACGGGCCCCATCGACGTGGACTGGGCCAAGGTGGTCACGCACATGCTGACCATCACGGGGATCTACGGTCGGGAGATGTTCGAGACCTGGTACGCGATGAGCGCCATGTTGCAGACCAGCGCCGAACTGCGCGCCGCGCTCGACACCGTCATCACCCACCGCATGCCCGCCCGGGACTGGGAGCAGGGCTTCGCGACGGCCCGCACCGCGCATGCGGGCAAGGTGGTGCTCGACTGGACCCAGGCTTTCGACTGACCGCCGGTTTTCGACTGACCATCTGAAGAAGGGATCGCCATGTACGGAGCGATGAAGGAGCGGCTCGCGACAACGCTCGAGGAGATTCGTGAAGCAGGCACGCTCAAGGGCGAGCGGCCGCTAGCGGGCGCGCAGGCCGCGCTCGTCAGCACTGGCGGTGCCGAGGTGCTCAACTTCTGCGCGAACAACTACCTCGGGCTCGCGGACGACCCCCGCATTGTCAAGGCCGCGCAGGGCGCCATGGATGAGTGGGGCTTCGGCCTGGCGAGCGTGCGGTTCATCTGCGGCACGCAGGAGCTGCACGTGGAGCTCGAGCGCCGCGTGTCCGAGTTCCTCGGCACCGAGGACACGATCCTCTTCTCCTCATGCTTCGACGCGAACGGCGGCGTCTTCGAGGCGCTGTTCGGCGCCGAGGACGCGATCATCTCCGACGAGCTCAATCACGCGTCGCTCATCGACGGGATCCGGCTGTGCAAGGCCCAGCGGTTCCGCTACCGCAACCGGGACCTCGGCGACCTCGAGGCGCAACTGGAGGCAGCGTCGGGCGCCCGCCAGATCGTCATCGTCACGGACGGCGTGTTCTCGATGGACGGGTACTTCGCGCCGCTGGAGGGAATCTGCGACCTCGCCGAGCGATACGGCGCCCTGGTGCTGGTGGACGACTCGCATGCGGTGGGCTTCATCGGCGCCAACGGCCGCGGCACGCCCGAGCTGTTTGGCGTGGAGCGGCGCGTCGACATCTATACGGGAACCTTCGGCAAGGCGCTCGGCGGCGCCTCCGGCGGGTACGTCTCCGGGCACGCGGAGATCATCGCGCTGCTGCGGCAGCGCGCCCGGCCCTACCTGTTCTCGAACACCGTGGCGCCGGCCGTCGTCGCCGGAACCCTCGAGGCTCTGGACCTGGTGGCGGGCGGCGCGGAGCTCCGCGCTCGAGTGGCGCGCAATGCGGCGCTGTTCCGCTCGCTCATGGCGGATGCGGGGTTCGATCTGCTGGACGGCGAGCACGCGATCGTGCCCGTGATGTTCCGCGACGCCGCGCTCGCCGCCCGCATCGCGGACCGGATGCTCGCGCTCGGCGTCTACGTGGTGGCGTTCTCGTATCCGGTGGTGCCCGTTGGCAAGGCGCGGATCCGCGTGCAGCTGTCCGCGGCGCATTCCGAGGACGACATTCGCCGCTGCGTGGAGGCGTTCACCGCGGCTCGCGACGCGGAACTCCGCTAGCGGCGCGCTCCGAACACCGCGTACGCGAGCGGGAGCACAGACGCCGCCATCATCCAGGTGCCGAGCGCGGGCTCGTGCGCGTGCAGCACCGCGCCGCCAACGAGCAGCCCAACGAAGATGACGGAGCCGACGGCGCGCTTCACGAGCCTCTCGACCCGCTCCACGGCCGCCTCCACCTTGGGCACCGAGATGGGCAGGGTGCCGTCCTCGAGCCGCGTGACCACCTCGTCGAGCCGTGCGGGCAGCTTCCACGCCACCTGCACGTTGCCCACCGCCTGCTTGGCGAAGTCGTTGAGGAGATTGCCGCTCTCCTCGCGCAGGAGCTGCTGCGCGTAGGGCTCCACGGAGTCCCACAGGTTGTAGTCGGGCTCGAGCGAGCTGCACAGCCCGGACGTCAGCGAACCCGCGCGGCCGATCAGCAGGAAGTTCTCCGGGAGCTGGAAGGGCTGGGCGAGCAGCACGTCGCCGAACTCCTCCGCGAACTCGCGAAACTCTCGCGGGTCCACCTCCTTGAGGTCGGCGAAGCCCATCCCGCCAAACCGCGCGAAGAGCTTGGTGAGCACGCGCTCCAGCTCGTGCGTGTCCGCGCCGGGCAGCAGCACGCCTGCTCCCTGAACCGCATCCACGATGCCCTTGCCGTCGCGGGCTGCGGCGGCGATGAGCAGTTTGCGCAGGTTGGAGCGGAGCGTGGGCGGGATTTCGCCCATCATGCCGAAATCGACAAATACCAGGGACCACGCCGGCCCAACGCTTGGTTCGGGTGAGGGCGCGACGAACAGATTTCCCGGGTGTGGGTCCGCGTGGAAGAACCCGTGGGTGAAGAACTGGTCGAACATCACCTCGGCGAAGCGGTTGGCGACGTCCTTGGGCTCGATGCCGGCCGCGATGAGCGCGTCCTTGTCGATGATCTTGATGGCGGTGACGTCCTCGAGCGTCAGCACCCTGCGAGTTGTGCGCTCCCACGCCACCGCCGGCACCTTGACGTCCGGCGCGTTGGCGAAGTCCGCGGCGAAGCGCTCGGCGTTCGCCGCCTCATGCAGGTAGTCGATCTCCTCGCGGCTCGTGGCCGCGAATTCCTCGATGAGGGCGGGTGCGTCGGCGCGCTTGGAGACCGCCTTCAGGCGCTGCAGCCAGCGCGCGATGCGGCGCAGGGCCGCGAGGTCCACGTCCACCACGGCGTCGATTCCCGGCCTCTGCACCTTGAGCACGGCCTGCGTGAACCCGGCGTCCGCAGCGTCGGCCGGGCTGAGGGTGACCCGGTAGACCTGGCCGAGCGAGGCCGCGGCAACGGGAGTGGTGTCGATCTGCGCGAAGACGCGCTCAAACGAGACGCCGAGCTCCTGCTCCGCGAGTTCCTTGATGTCGGGGAACGGGACTGCCGGCACCTCGTCCTGGAGCCCTTCGAGCTCCTTCGTGAGCTCCGGCGGCAGCACGTCGAGGCGGGAGCTCATGTACTGGCCCACCTTGATCATGAGCCCGCCAAGCTCCACGGCGAGCGCGCGGAACTTCCTCGCGAAGCGAATCATCCGCTCCGACCGGTTGCGCTCGGCGACTCGGCGCAGGCCGATGACGGGCAGCACCAACTCGAACCACCAGGTCACCGCGAGATTCCACGCGGCGAACCTGATGATGCGGCGGTAGCGCGCGCGACCGCTAAGGCTCACTGCGCCAGGATCGCGTAAATCTTGCGGCGCGTCTCGTCGAGCAGGTCCTTAGCCTGTTCCTTCTGCTCGGACGTACCCGTCCGGGCGACCTGGGAGACGGCCTGTGCGAGGTCCAGGCCCGCCTTAGGTAGCGGGCTGTGGGGTGCGGCGGCCTCGAAGGCCTCCTCCTTGGCCCATGGGGTGTCGTCGACGACCTCCGCCGCGGCCTCCTTGCCGGTCTCGGTTAGCTCGTAGGTCTTGCGGTCCTGCTCGACCTTTGCCGTCACGAGTCCCTCGTCGGCCAGCATCTGGAGCGTGGGGTAGACGGAACCGGCGCTCGGCTTCCAGCGGCCGTCCGTGCGCTCCTCGATCTGGCGGATGATCTGGTAACCGTGCATGGGCTGCTCGGTCAGGAGCGACAGGATCGCGGCGCGCACGTCTCCCCTGCCCATTCGGGTGCTGACCTTGTTGCCGACGCTGCCCACCTTGTTCTCGAGCGCCGAGCGCAACTGGCTCATGGCGTCGAGCATGGTCTCGGCTGCAAGCTTGGTGTAGGTGCCGGCGCTCTCGCTCGGCGTGGACTGCTCGGTCATGACAAACCTCTTCTCAACGACTGTCGAACGATAGTGACCGACATATCGCTAGGCTCGCACCTTTTGCACGAATTGGCAAGCCGGGCGCCCGCTGACTAGAAGGGTGCAAGCAGCGGCACAAGGATCACGGCGACCACGAGGACGACGAAGGTGAAAGGTACGCCGATGCGCACGAAGTCTCCGAAGGTGTACCTGCCAGGGTCGACCACCAAGGTATTCACGGGAGATGACACAGGGGTCATGAAGGCCGACGAGGCTGCGAGAGCGACGGTGATCGCGAACGGAATGGGCGAAACCTCGAGCTGCGCCGCCGTGGCGATCGCTATTGGCGCCATGAGGATCGCCGTTGCCGTGTTGGAGACGAAGAGCCCGATGACCGCGGTCGCCACGAAGAACACGGCGAGCATCACCCTGGGCGCGGCCCCGCCGAACGCTCCGACCAGTCCGTCCACTACGAGGTCAACACCGCCCGTCTTCTCCAGCGCGATCGCGATCGGAAACATGCCCGCGATGAGAAGCAGCGTCGGCCAGTGAATTGCCCTGTAGGCGCTGCCCATGTCGATCACGCCGAACGCGCCCATGAGCACCGCGGCAATGAGCGCCGCGATCACGTTGGGGACGATTCCGCTGACCATGAGCACCACCATCAGCACCACGGCGCCCACCGCATAGGGCGCTCGTGGGGCGGCGGGCGACATTTCCCGCACCTCCACGGGCAGGTCAAGCGCAACGTAGTCGCTCGCCCGCAACTGGAGCGCCTTGATCGCGTTCCAGCCGCCCGCAACCAGGATCGTGTCGCCCATGCGCAGGTCGTAGTCGGAATACGAGCCATGGCGGGCCTCACCGCCGTGCCGCACACCGAGCACCGTGAGGCCGTACCGTTCGCGGAAGC
It encodes:
- a CDS encoding glycine C-acetyltransferase, whose protein sequence is MYGAMKERLATTLEEIREAGTLKGERPLAGAQAALVSTGGAEVLNFCANNYLGLADDPRIVKAAQGAMDEWGFGLASVRFICGTQELHVELERRVSEFLGTEDTILFSSCFDANGGVFEALFGAEDAIISDELNHASLIDGIRLCKAQRFRYRNRDLGDLEAQLEAASGARQIVIVTDGVFSMDGYFAPLEGICDLAERYGALVLVDDSHAVGFIGANGRGTPELFGVERRVDIYTGTFGKALGGASGGYVSGHAEIIALLRQRARPYLFSNTVAPAVVAGTLEALDLVAGGAELRARVARNAALFRSLMADAGFDLLDGEHAIVPVMFRDAALAARIADRMLALGVYVVAFSYPVVPVGKARIRVQLSAAHSEDDIRRCVEAFTAARDAELR
- a CDS encoding pyrimidine dimer DNA glycosylase/endonuclease V, which gives rise to MRLWSLHPSQLDRAALVACWREALLAQAVLAGRTRGYTRHPQLDRFRATETPLETIGRYLSALADEADARGYRFDRSRIDAPGEANAQLTVASGQLEFEWAHLGAKLAARSPADARRWAGSAPRPHPLFTVVVGPTEAWERP
- a CDS encoding Pr6Pr family membrane protein yields the protein MSKGATIAGLRLGAAAAIATSLCFQAWADLTYGTFTWAELPVYFTPLAALAAIAALVCAALNGPHEPRWVALLRVNAATYAVITGVVYWAMLAHFGHPTFPWANAMIHGGTGVILVADWVLVGQRERLPWHTLWTVFAVPALWLGYIAANEALGGRIPYPFLDPANGFGRLALTVALLVTAGLGVVSALRLCTGARLFARHSAPAQ
- a CDS encoding AarF/UbiB family protein translates to MSLSGRARYRRIIRFAAWNLAVTWWFELVLPVIGLRRVAERNRSERMIRFARKFRALAVELGGLMIKVGQYMSSRLDVLPPELTKELEGLQDEVPAVPFPDIKELAEQELGVSFERVFAQIDTTPVAAASLGQVYRVTLSPADAADAGFTQAVLKVQRPGIDAVVDVDLAALRRIARWLQRLKAVSKRADAPALIEEFAATSREEIDYLHEAANAERFAADFANAPDVKVPAVAWERTTRRVLTLEDVTAIKIIDKDALIAAGIEPKDVANRFAEVMFDQFFTHGFFHADPHPGNLFVAPSPEPSVGPAWSLVFVDFGMMGEIPPTLRSNLRKLLIAAAARDGKGIVDAVQGAGVLLPGADTHELERVLTKLFARFGGMGFADLKEVDPREFREFAEEFGDVLLAQPFQLPENFLLIGRAGSLTSGLCSSLEPDYNLWDSVEPYAQQLLREESGNLLNDFAKQAVGNVQVAWKLPARLDEVVTRLEDGTLPISVPKVEAAVERVERLVKRAVGSVIFVGLLVGGAVLHAHEPALGTWMMAASVLPLAYAVFGARR
- the tdh gene encoding L-threonine 3-dehydrogenase, which translates into the protein MRALLKSAAGPGLQLTEVPDPTAGDADVTIRVLRTGICGTDLHIESWDNWAASTLVPPIIPGHEFSGEVVAVGRSVRDVHVGEIVSGEGHIVCGTCRNCRAGRRQMCNRTSGLGVNRNGAFAEYVVLPESNVWVHHDEIDLDLAAIFDPLGNAVHTALKFPLVGEDVLITGAGPIGLMAAAVARHVGARFIVVTDISEPRLELARQVGADLVIDVSSERVADAQRRLGMREGFDVGLEMSGQPTALPEMIDNLTHGGRVAMLGLPTGPIDVDWAKVVTHMLTITGIYGREMFETWYAMSAMLQTSAELRAALDTVITHRMPARDWEQGFATARTAHAGKVVLDWTQAFD
- a CDS encoding PadR family transcriptional regulator: MTEQSTPSESAGTYTKLAAETMLDAMSQLRSALENKVGSVGNKVSTRMGRGDVRAAILSLLTEQPMHGYQIIRQIEERTDGRWKPSAGSVYPTLQMLADEGLVTAKVEQDRKTYELTETGKEAAAEVVDDTPWAKEEAFEAAAPHSPLPKAGLDLAQAVSQVARTGTSEQKEQAKDLLDETRRKIYAILAQ